In the Glycine max cultivar Williams 82 chromosome 19, Glycine_max_v4.0, whole genome shotgun sequence genome, GATCAAGATATGAGAAGTGGAGGGTATTAATTAAGTGGGCTCCTTCTCAGTTGAATCATCATTCGAGAACTAAGAATGCATCTCTATATCCAACCCCCCAAAGCTTGGCTTTTTCCCACAATTAGTGGGAGCAATTGTGTTTAGACAACCAAAATCACCTTGGCAACAGTTAACTTATTACTGACTACTCAATCAATTCAAGGCtagaagggttttttttttttctttctttctatcagTGCAAGGCTAGAAGGTTTAAAACAATCTTAAGTTTTtgtccctctaaaatttaaataaaacatttattttgcatggttaaattaaataaaccatGGTTGTTTCATCAAGAAACTATTTGATTCATCCATTGCCACCTAGTGTGTTACGATCCATCTCACATCTTAGGTTCAATAGAGGATTAATAGTGATATCTATCATTGGTATTAATgtttcttaattgttttttttaataataatagataaatatagATAATATCTCATTTAAACATATTCTAAAAGGAGTTTGTTATATTTATGTTAGATTGTGAGTATTTGTACATATATATTCTTATGTAATCATGATGTAGTGGTATCATGAAGAATatcaaaattgttattttacctcttttagTTATAAAATGATAGGAGTAAAAATAGAGTAAACTCCTTCACTTATCATAGTGTCAATTGTGGTCTATTTTTGCGTTCACTTTAAAAAGTCGGGGGACATAGCCAGAGACTATTTGTCGAAGTGTTCCTATGGTAATTGCAGGCCGTTTGACCATCATCTTCAACAATTAATTCATGACATAATGTGGATCATTTGCATGTACaaataaaagtcaataaatggAATTGGAAGGATATAGTTAATAGTAATAACTATAGGACGTCAATAGAGGATTTTCAAGTTGGTCAAgctgcattgcatttgcatgtaCAAATAAAAGAGTGTCCCACGggcaatattaattaatttgcacCCCATACCGTATGAATAATGAGAAACACACGTTAATATGTCagaatattaacaaatattttgacGGATGCGAGGTTTGCGGTTATATATCTTAATTCAGTGGGTTTTACGGTAAAACTAGGACCCTGAAAATAAATTGAAGGGCTATTCTCACGTtcaaattaatagtatttttacagttaattgaataatatttacttcctttaataatcttaaatataagaaaaaaatgtttcattaattaaaaaaattagctaagcacattaaattatattaattttaatcaaaaaatattttttaaaatttattattcattgaaacttaatagaaaaataaaaaaaattattaaaattagcactttaattaaatgaagagtattttaaaaataataatattaaataaaataaagttaattgaAATCTTCTTTGTATACGTACCagaaatacaatttaaaagtcaaataagaaaaaaaaaacacttaaatatGAGTCATCCATTTTCATCTAAATATAAGTTGTAAACCAAATCTATTTCTGAATAGTCGATTATGGGTTATATTACGATGATAACCATTAGACACAATGgctataaaaattttaaaatattaaacaaatttcataataatatacttatttattatactcattaaatcttttttttttatatatctaaaaGTTATGAGTGGTTTAAAACTCACAATAGTAAATCATCCATTGGCAATGGTCATAGAAAAAGGCAACATATAGTGTACAGAATATATAATAGATTCTATATACAAAGCGAACCAACAAAAAACAGGAGTATAGTGGAATAATTATAGGAGATGGAATAATGGTAAAGTTTATCAGACAAAACATTGCTTGGAAATTCAGGTTAATTTATCCCTTATGtaagtgttggtgtttgttACTGTAAGCTAGTGCTGTATATCAAAGCATCAGAGAAAAAGGTATATAGACTTTAAAGCATACACTGCCACATAGGGGAACTAATTAACTTGATGACAAATTGTCCTGCTGTCTCCCACCTTCGATGTAGTAATAAGAGCATCTACATACTTACAACCAATTGCTCTCAACTACAATATCAATGATGGAATTTTATGCGTTTTGTTGGATTGGATTTGCGAATAAAATTCTACAATATTGAAACTTTTTTGTTATCACCAAGTCCTGCCAACCCTAGCTTGGCTACCCATGTGACGAAAAGTTCCAAATGCATCCAAGTCACTTGTCAAAAGGTGCATGGTAATTAACATAAACATGTcatgtggatttttttttcggCATCCAACTTCTGCGGAATGTGTTCGTGGGTTTATCACACATTACAAATCCTGATGTTGCTGTTTTGTGTTACATTGAGTCTTCTTTTGTACTGTACAGCGGGCCAAATTTGCTAGAGCACAGGAGAGGATCATTCTCGGAAGGAGGGAAATTGAGAATTAAATAACTTGCTTTTGGAGGAATTGAAGAAGATAACCAAggattgataatattattaagtCATGTTAGCTAACATTATCAAGCCTTAACCTTAAGTATAGGAATCATGCTTCTTACGAATTTAACATCACAAGAATGGTTCTTtactttatcttatttttaatttttcataaattttaaataataataaaaagtgtcACAAAAAGTATATAACATAGCGTATTTTTAGCATTTctatataaagagagaaagattatatatatattatcattgcAAAATATCTTTTACATAGATGTTGAGtaagatataataattttaccatGTCATCTTACTTATCGGATGTGACAATAAAGtaaattcatattaaatatatctTCAAAAATGTTTCACATTGACATGGTAATAAATTGGTATTTTAACTTATGCATtgcatatattaaaaagttcaatTAAGAGAATGAAATTAATTCTCCAAATTATGcatcataatttataatataaaaatagattaaattaaattgaataatttaaattttatttaaaaaatataactatttcAATATAATAGACTTTGTTTTCTTCCTCTTCAATATAACTATTTCGACCTTTTTGATTTTTCATGTCgtctatttttctttaactttttcttagcaagaatatttcaataaaaactagtttttcataaatgtattaaaaatatgtatattacaaaattaatttcataaaatttatgaaaaagtaAAGGTGTGAGAGTGAGAGGCAAGAATAatttagaaatatataaataaaggagtGTGAAGAGCAAAAAAGTGAAAGTGTGAAGAATACCGAATAGCATGAGCCTAAACTAAGGGTCCTAAGCAGTGGCCACCATGTTAATAGTCCCAGGGAATTGTTATATCCACTCCTCTTTTTTACTTATCCACTCTCCTTTTCTAAGTAAATTGGAgagtatattttttagaaaacaaattaaaaatgggAATGGATAAGCAAAAAAGTTAGTTATTCGGCCTAGAACTTCCATACTTATAAGCccataaaagaaattgaaatagatAATATCAATGTGGGCATTACTATTGGCACCCCCTAAAACCTCcagttttttagaaatttatttatttttttgacgaAAATACCCTGACATTTGACACCCcactataaatttttatgagatagaaaacaaaaaaatatgtttccgTTATATATCTATCCAAAATCTTGTCAAGAACAGGAATAGGAAAAACCTAGATACCTTATTAAGGTTTAAATATTATAGTTAATGGATGTGTATTGTGTTTTCCTAAGAATCAAATCGAGAAACATTGATGGCATATAATTAATGGAAGTGTATTGTGTTTCTGTTGCCTTGTATTTGATATTTTGCTTTTAAGAGACTTGTGGGATATAACTTAGTAAGAATGATTAGAGGATGTATGCTTTTGATTtctaaataatattatgaaGTAAGGTATTATATTtctcatatataaatatatgataaatttattaactttgatAGTAACTTCCTTTAAAacctacaaaatataatttctaattagttgaTGTTGAAGTTCAAATGTGAAGATGAAGTTTTACATTAAATAAGAATGAGGAAGTTGAATAACACAAAGAAGATTCACAAACTTGATTTCTTTAGATAGATTTTGAGTTAAAATGTGATGTCAATTTCACTCATGTAATAGTGTGCTCGTGACCCATTGATAAGATATTCATAATGTCTTTCTGCGTATGCAGTGTATGCGATCTAGTGCATATGCCTCAACTGGGTTTGTGCATGCTGGCTGCATCCATTATATACACTCTAGAAGCAGCcttatattttgtataaatcTATAAAGCCGAAAAGTGAAATTGctaaaaaattgtttcattCCGCTAACATCCTTTATCCTTCAATAAACAAAGTATTGAAACCTTAAGACATCAGATAATCCTGTCTTCAAAGACTCTTCATTGATACAACATTTCATAAAAACGTGACAATATATATTTGGCAGATGAGTATTGATGTTCAGATTATGTTAAAAGTTGCATATCAAAGTTTCTAGTTCTGTAGACAATAAACTCTTGGAAGATTCTGAGAACATATATGTCACATGTTGAGAGGAAATATTCCCAAAACATACTTGAATGTGAGTAAAACAAACGAGACAATCCTGGAAAAAGACTTGTGCACAGTGTGTGATCAAAACCTCAGTTGTAGGAGGTATATACAGATGAGACATTCATACTTAAATTTATGAAACACAATCCGCAAAGTAAAAAAATCtgacaaaaataaaagtcaaaaaatgaaaaaagataaaaaaaaaatataatgaaactgTTTCCTTGGCAGATctatcttaaatatttttatcatcccTAATTCAAAATGTGATTATTTAAACGATGTTATTGAAAAAGAAAGTATACATGTAACATGCTATTTGTACCATAttacattatcatttgttttcttgtataacaaaaaaaatactattttttcatATGCTTCGAGTAAATAAGATAGGGGAAGTTTaatacatctttttttttagaagaggGATATTTAAATGCCTttcaattactttaaaaatattaaatgatttttatgtttatgatataatatatacgttctttttaatattaaacctttttatttttaacttcttCATATGCACTTGGTACATAAGAcagaaaagtaatttaaattattattttagtaatgcatcataaaatataataacttcAAAAAATGTTAACAGTATATTATTTAACACACTTTTTGCTACATGATTCTTATTATTGAGacccattaaataaataatgaaatttacgtaatttattaaatcttaaatgaattttattaaaaattaatcaaagtgACTCCtacatgaattttattattagtgaGCCTCAtttgtccattttttttattttcttttatctattgAATAATATGTAGCGTCCAGTACACATAGTTAATTtatgaaacaaataaaagtaattcaaatttcaccGTGTAttcaattaaatcttcatttgataaaataatggGCTAATGTGCATGTTGGAAAACTGCTATCTTTTTTTAGATGGTACTTCCCTATCAAATTGCTGGTCTTGTAGCACCTTCATATTTTACCAAAGTCAGACACCTAACAATATAACATCACAACCACACTAGCTAATATAACACCCCAACGACACtacatattttttcattatatatatcttttgatTTCACACCATACGATGTTtccaatgatttatttaattcgTCAAATAATTACACAAAATCTTTTTGGTtgcctaaaaaataattaattctaagaTTCCCATCTTTtccttcaaattaattttaaaaaaagaattaaaaattatggaGGGGTTAGCATAAAGTAGAAACCATGTCTTATTGTTTAGAACCCTTCCTTCACATTGTAGATTAAGTTTGACACGttaattgcattttattttttgttgaaatctGCATTCTGTTAGCTTCTCAATATTATATACTACTAGTCTACTAAGATACACATTGGGCTATGATACATATAGAACTTAGTGGATTTGTGTAAACCTTCATTGAGACGCCAAAGTATGTGTATCTTTGCTGCATTTGATTAACTTTGAAATtgctcaattttgtttttcttgtctgTAACtcaaaattataactaattaattagtaattattcTGTTTGATCTCATACGCACGCATATATAGAGGATAAGGATCAAGACTACATATCAAGTGTTCTGTGTGGCTTTGAACGCATGGATTTGGAGGCTTAATTTAATTTCCCCTTGGGCAACCAAAGTTATGTTTTTTCTTGTGTACAACATCATCATCCAGAAGAATATAGTTACCAATTGAAGAAAACCCACCAAATGCGTAGAAACCAAGAGGGTATAATAAAATTGTCAAGAACATTTGGCTTCACATGTAAGTTTAGGTAAGAGTAGGATAGTTTGAAAGCGTGAATACCCAGAGAAAGGGTAACTTCATAGCTTATACACACATGGGTTTTGCTTCTCCCACGAGAGAGAAAAATGTGTGACAAAGACATAGCACCGACTGGGCATGTTTTTCTTGCATGATTGCACTGAAAAGGAATTTGGTAAATTAAATGAGAAGCAGTACTACTCAAGTCACTATGCTGCAAGCAACCCCCTTGTTAAAACTGGTCTcattttcttccaatctttcaCCTACTATGACCCAAGACCAAAAGTAGTAGCACACATCACCGAATGGGATggtttcaatcccttctctgcCCTTTGAAGAAGCTCTGGGATCGCCTTCATTCAAGCCACAAAAAGCGTAAGAATGCATTTGAGCTTCAATTCTAGACACTTTTTTATTCATAGAATCAAAGAGAAGTACTAGGATTTATAGTAACTCAGAGACCCTTCAAAACCAAATGAGTTAGATTCCATCTTTAATTATGCAATTGACATTTTGTATcctcttttgttctcttttaatTTACCAGCTTCTGTCATACATggaatttgttaatgtttacATTATAGATTCATAAACAGAACATAGTTTCATATATTCATATcattaatctttattttaatacaaaatgATCGATGATACCTTTGTTTGTTTTACTAAATAGGGAGAGGAATATACATTCTCTATAAGGATGTGAAGTCTTGCCCTTGCGAAGATGTGCATGTCCTCTGGTCAATATTGGTTGAGTCAGGCGCTGCCCCTGCTTCTTTGCCATCAAAATGATTATGAATCTAATTTACCTTACAGCAAGTacagagagaaaaatattgatgTAGTTTCATTTCAAGTACATAATATAAATGTACAACATTTTGAATATGCTCGATTTTCTCCTGCTTTTCTACATGTATTTCTAATTTTCTATAGATTCTTATTTGAAAGTGGTTTCGGACCTTTACGTGGCCGAACGAGTTGTAAATTGCTCgtcgcctttttttttttttcataattgtaattaaattgGTGTTGTACTTCAGTGAAAACAGGCAAGAGTTGTGATTATTTTCGCAGTTGTAAATGTGATATCCCACAATGCCGAGTTATTAAATTGGTGAGACTTCACTGATAAAAGCTAAGAGCTGTGATTAAATTGTAGTGTCTTTGAGAACTTAGAGTAGTCAccttctctttttttgattatatttttttatttacaagatTTGAACTTGAGATTTTGTTTAAAAgagttaaataaaattgtgttaTGGTTTAATTAAACCCTAAATCTAATATATTCGTTTAAGTTATCatcatgaaattatttaaataattaaaatataagaaaaatatagacAAAATTAAGAAGCAGAGGTGGATACGTATCATATGAGAAAACGAAACCGAAGtataatctcaaaataaaacaattatatagtacgacaaaatatatatgatatcgttttagtcatttatacactactagaaatatatatttcttttttatttttctatactttttttatctatatatccAGAATCTGTTTGGcccttttttttatccatatatCAATAATCTATTTTTGGACACCCGTGCAAATTACAAATAGTCCACCATTAACTTCTACATAATTCCAATGTTGTTTTTTGTGAAACTAAACACAAATATGAGAAGTGCTTCCTATTGCATATCTGGTTGAGATTCTTATTCTTCTTGTGCATGATTATTGGATATAATTTTTCGGATCTCATTTTTGCATAGCTTAGCTGGATGTAGTGATAGTAACCTGATTATTGGATATAATTTTTGGGATCTCTTTTGCTTTTTAAGTTGGAGtataaaattgaattatgtTATTGTATTAATATGTTAGGTTCAATATGCCGGCCCAAACCATCACCCCTGAGTTGCCGAAAGATTTGTTGTTATTAAAGTTGCTTTTGAATTTTAACTCATCTACCTTCCTTTCTACAATGTTTTCTGAATATGGTCAAATATGATGTTTTGTGAAAGTAGCTTGGATTAAGCTAATAACATAACGTACACATACATtatattcaaaatgaaaagaattaaTGAAAGTGAATGCATCAAAGTAGATGATTCTGTTTTCTCCAAGTGATATGGTAATAGATTGAGGAACATTtaggattttaatttttattattgttgtggaATGAAAATATTAGGTCCTTTTTATGTTCTACTTTTGCTTTATAAGAAACCTTCTCATTGTCTATGACTTGGATTATGTACGATGTAAATTTAGATTCTTGCTTCTTGCTAATTACTGTATGTTTCAATGATTAGTAGTATTTGCTGTTTCTTGTGTTTTTAcctcatttaaaattattatagtcAAACTTAAGACACGTCTTAGAAAGAAGTCATTCTTAGACGGTTTTTATCTGGATCGTCTTAGAAAATtcttagaaaatgaatttttttaaccgATTCTTGTCTGGACCGacttaaaaagttaattttttaagatggtTCTTATCTAGACTATCTTAGAAACTTATTAGAAAAtggacttttaaaattatttttgtctggactatcttagaaaatactaagatgatttttatctGGAACtgtcttaaaaaatttaacttttttacaaCGGTTATTTTAGAATcatcataaatttttaacagCGTTTACTATAAAGACGATTTTGAAACCATCATTAAACATCGTTATCAACCGTTGTTAAATATCTGCAGTAGTGtaagataaagaaataaatgCAAGGCTTGAGTTTATATGATACTCCATTGTGTTCTTAATTAAAGAGAATGAAGAAGGGATGCTTCCACTCACGGTTGGTTCCTGATGTGAAGAATGAAGAATAGAAAACCACCCCTTTGAGGGGAGTTTTAAACGCTGTACAAGGCATCACAATAAGGATAACAATGCatggaaaaattatattttaaatgatttttcttcttttgacattCACAACTATGAAAGTTATGGGATTCTAATAATGCATCTGAAAATCTAATGTGCTATGGTggatagtttttctttttctttttttatcatgtgtGGTGTGATTATATATATCTTGGTCAGGTCAACTTCCCTCGCCTGGACTGCAAGAgatttttttactgcaattcTAGAGAGAGATGACGAGATTACCAGCGTTGCATCAATCAGgtataaatgttatttaaattttaaagtttctTATATATGCTTTCATGcaacttaattatatatgtacGTGGACAAAATGTAGAttggaaaaaaattttaatttgtgagGCCGAACAATGATGACCGGTTTATTATCTTTCGTGTTGGATTTTTTTAGTTCAGCTCTTAATTGATATTGAATTTTaggaaaatgattcataaacaTTCTATGTTAATAgacacagagagagagagaaacaaataaaagaaaaaaatataaatataaaaaactatatgatatgacaaaaagagataaagaaagaaaaaaattacgttAATATATAGAATGTTTGCTCTATTTAGATATCCAAAAATGTTACTCTTGGATTTTAAATAATGGTTTGGTTTACTGTTTTTTGGTTCTTATTTCACTTTCCATCTGTATgtaatcaatatatttttgctTTCTTAATGTGATCGCAAATGCTTTAATTGTTGGAATTTTAAGACTGGAACTTGCACATGACAAAAATGCATTAATTAGGAGTATAAAATCCAACATCATTAAaaacattcaaatttttttctcaaactgTATAGGTAAGTTATATGAAAAGcttattaaaattcaaacttaaaGCTCACTTGTGACATTGGCTTTGCTGTTTGATGAGTTGATTTTCAAATACTATTGCTGATTctctttaatttaatgtttagcTAACACGTTTTAAAGTTTTTTGCAAATCAGTCATATTTTACCTTGTTTACTACTGTTTTGAAAATTTCCTTTGTTCAGCTATGGTTAGATGTCATCATAATAGTTAATGAAATCTATCCTTAGTTTATTTCCTTCCCTACTGCTAAGAATCAGTTGCCTTTCTACGAAGTTATTGATCTTTTTATGTCACCTGGGTGCATGGCTGCATGCTTGCACATTAATGCATAATCCACCATAGTTTGTGATGCTTCTATTTGGCTAAGTGAAAAAGAGTACTGAAATGTGTATACTGATGATAAAGTTTGTTAAATAGGATTCATGGGAATCAACAAGCAGATATGCCATTTGTTGCAACCCGCTCTGTTTATAGGCATGAAGGAATGTTCCGCCGGCTTCTAAACGCCATTGAATTGGTGAGTTCATAGTTAAGGCCATTTGTCTCTTTCAATACATGTATGCTCTACATGTAAAATTGTtcacaaagttaaaaaaaaaatgatctgcAACTTCAATTGTGGCCTTATCATCaagattattttatgtttttgtgacTGTATTGTGGCCGAATTTGTTCTATTTCTCTGCAACATTTTACAATATGAAGAATTGCAATGAAATTTTGACTATGatattacaacttttttttttttttgcttacataaaaattaacttgtgtTTCTATGACTGTTACTATATTTACCAGGCACTCGGCTTTCTAAATGTTTGAGTTATTAGTCATACCATCTGtcaaacaattaaaagaaatttggATTCGTTCCTTGGCGTTTGAGCCACTTGATTTGATAAACAAGAGAATTATATAGGGACATGAATGATCTGTCGGTATTCCATGGCACAGAAGTGTTACAGAAAAAGATACC is a window encoding:
- the LOC113000477 gene encoding uncharacterized protein, which encodes MGWFQSLLCPLKKLWDRLHSSHKKRRGIYILYKDVKSCPCEDVHVLWSILVESGAAPASLPSK